Proteins from a genomic interval of Rattus norvegicus strain BN/NHsdMcwi chromosome 2, GRCr8, whole genome shotgun sequence:
- the Foxo1 gene encoding forkhead box protein O1 isoform X1 — translation MLNPEGGKSGKSPRRRAASMDNNSKFAKSRGRAAKKKASLQSGQEGPGDSPGSQFSKWPASPGSHSNDDFDNWSTFRPRTSSNASTISGRLSPIMTEQDDLGDGDVHSLVYPPSAAKMASTLPSLSEISNPENMENLLDNLNLLSSPTSLTVSTQSSPGSMMQQTPCYSFAPPNTSLNSPSPNYAKYTYGQSSMSPVPQMPMQTLQDSKSSYGGLNQYNCAPGLLKELLTSDSPPHNDIMSPVDPGVAQPNSRVLGQNVLMGPNSVMPAYGSQAPHNKMMNPSSHTHPGHAQQTSSVNGRALPHVVNTMPHTSAMNRLTPVKTPLQVPLSHPMQMSALGNYSSVSSCNGYGRMGVLHQEKLPSDLDGMFIERLDCDMESIIRNDLMDGDTLDFNFDNVLPNQSFPHSVKTTTHSWVSG, via the coding sequence ATGCTCAATCCAGAGGGAGGCAAGAGTGGGAAATCACCCCGGAGAAGAGCTGCATCCATGGACAACAACAGTAAATTTGCTAAGAGCCGAGGACGGGCTGCTAAGAAAaaagcatctctccagtccggGCAAGAGGGTCCTGGAGATAGCCCTGGGTCTCAGTTTTCTAAATGGCCTGCAAGCCCTGGGTCCCACAGCAATGATGACTTTGATAACTGGAGTACATTTCGTCCTCGAACCAGCTCAAACGCTAGCACCATCAGTGGGAGACTTTCTCCCATCATGACAGAGCAGGATGACCTGGGGGATGGGGATGTGCATTCCCTGGTGTATCCACCCTCTGCTGCCAAGATGGCGTCTACACTGCCCAGTCTGTCTGAAATCAGCAATCCAGAAAACATGGAGAACCTTCTGGATAATCTCAATCTTCTCTCATCCCCAACATCTTTAACTGTGTCAACCCAGTCCTCGCCTGGCAGCATGATGCAGCAGACACCTTGCTATTCATTTGCACCGCCAAACACCAGTCTAAATTCCCCCAGCCCCAACTACGCAAAGTACACGTACGGCCAATCCAGCATGAGCCCTGTGCCCCAGATGCCTATGCAGACACTTCAGGACAGCAAATCAAGTTATGGAGGATTGAACCAGTATAACTGTGCCCCAGGACTCTTGAAAGAGTTGCTGACTTCTGACTCTCCTCCCCACAATGATATTATGTCACCAGTCGATCCTGGAGTGGCTCAACCCAACAGTCGGGTCCTGGGCCAAAATGTACTGATGGGCCCTAACTCAGTCATGCCAGCCTATGGCAGCCAGGCACCTCATAACAAAATGATGAACCCCAGTTCCCACACCCACCCTGGACATGCACAGCAAACTTCTTCAGTCAATGGCCGTGCCCTGCCCCATGTGGTGAACACCATGCCTCACACATCTGCCATGAACCGCTTGACCCCAGTGAAGACACCTTTACAAGTGCCTCTGTCCCACCCCATGCAGATGAGTGCCCTGGGCAACTACTCCTCTGTGAGCAGCTGCAATGGCTATGGTAGGATGGGTGTCCTCCACCAGGAGAAGCTCCCAAGTGACTTGGATGGCATGTTTATTGAGCGCTTGGACTGTGACATGGAGTCCATCATTCGGAACGACCTCATGGACGGAGATACCTTGGATTTTAACTTTGATAATGTGTTGCCCAACCAAAGCTTCCCGCACAGTGTCAAGACTACAACACACAGCTGGGTGTCAGGCTAG